Below is a window of Arabidopsis thaliana chromosome 2, partial sequence DNA.
TAATCCAGGATTTATCCAACGGATCGTGAGCAGTTTTGAGCAACGCAAGGTAATTCACAACTATGAATCTTCTCCATTTACGTCTCTGTGTATTGGTTATATAGGTTATGGTTTCAGTTACTAGATTTGGTGTTTCTGGAGAAGAGCGTCAATGCTTATAGGTTTCAATTGTTTCAAGAAACCATTGGATTGATTACTAGAAGTTTAGGGTTTCGTGATCGAGTATTGTGTACTTTACCTTGAGATTGTTCACTGTTCTGTATCTGATGTGTGcaaatttgtgtgtttcttgTAGACCATATCGGCAGGAATGGTTATATTAGTCTCTGCTATAGCTGCGCTTTTGCTTAATCCCATTCTTGTGCCGCCTGCTTTCGCTAGCTTTCAAACGGCTACTAATTCTGGTGGAGCTGCTGTGGTTGGTGGAAAACTCCTCAGGACTGAAGTATTGACAAGTGCTTGGACTGGTTTCTTTGCTGGTTGCTTACACACGTTATCTGGACCTGATCACCTTGCTGCTTTGGCTCCACTTTCGATTGGACGGACGAGAATGGAGAGTGCTGCGGTTGGAGCTCTTTGGGGATGTGGTCATGACGCTGGTCAGCTCATCTTTGgtttattgtttctgcttcTAAAAGATAGGCTCCACATTGAAGTTATAAGAACTTGGGGTACAAGAGTTGTTGGTTTGACTCTCCTTGTGATTGGTGCTATGGGAATCAAAGAAGCTTCTGAGATGCCGGAACCATGTGTTGTTACTTTGGAGAATGGGGAAACAGATGAGAAAagcttaaagaagaaaaagataggGTTTGCGACATTTGCGACTGGGATTGTTCATGGCCTGCAACCGGATGCTCTGATGATGGTATTGCCTGCATTGGCTCTTCCTTCTCGGATAGCCGGTGCTTCGTTTCTCATCATGTTCTTGATTGGGACGGTGATTGCGATGGGAAGCTACACAGTTTTTATTGGGTCGTGTAGCGAAGCGTTGAAAGAGAAAGTTCCTAGGATCACTGAGAAACTAACGTGGGCATCTTCTCTTGTGGCCATTGGACTTGGATTGGCAATTATTGTCAGCCAGTTCTTTGGATTCAGCCTGTATTGAAGAAAACATCGTCAAGTCTTTGTAGCTCTCTCTGTAGGATAAGATTTTTTGCATGtaccaacaaaatttgtatCTTTGCTTcagaatctttttcttcaatcaaatACAAGTTTGAGTTTGGCTCCCCCAATCTTTTTACcgaactaatgaatgttatatataaagtatgttTTGTCATGTTCCTCTCTTAAGGGTTGATTTGCTCGATGGAAtgatttttgataaaagaatGGTTAAATCTTTGTAAAGTAATGCATCACAATTATTGcatacaaaatcaataaattattaCCTAAATAATCCGAAAATTTTCGATGCAATCcactaaagaaacaaattatttgataGCTAACTCTAATTATATCGCTTGATACCCAAGTTTTCAAGTTTCCAGATACATGATGCTCTCACTT
It encodes the following:
- a CDS encoding high-affinity nickel-transport family protein (high-affinity nickel-transport family protein; FUNCTIONS IN: nickel ion transmembrane transporter activity, metal ion binding; INVOLVED IN: nickel ion transport, transmembrane transport, metal ion transport; LOCATED IN: integral to membrane, chloroplast; EXPRESSED IN: 22 plant structures; EXPRESSED DURING: 13 growth stages; CONTAINS InterPro DOMAIN/s: Nickel/cobalt transporter, high-affinity (InterPro:IPR011541); BEST Arabidopsis thaliana protein match is: high-affinity nickel-transport family protein (TAIR:AT4G35080.1); Has 403 Blast hits to 399 proteins in 86 species: Archae - 11; Bacteria - 116; Metazoa - 0; Fungi - 0; Plants - 122; Viruses - 0; Other Eukaryotes - 154 (source: NCBI BLink).); the encoded protein is MDRLLQPPSSHSIAPSKFQSRPSPLLLHRLHSTNLSTFPSSRRLESRRISSISCFFRQNPSPDTSPGLNQSSNFLIASSQTDASKPNPGFIQRIVSSFEQRKTISAGMVILVSAIAALLLNPILVPPAFASFQTATNSGGAAVVGGKLLRTEVLTSAWTGFFAGCLHTLSGPDHLAALAPLSIGRTRMESAAVGALWGCGHDAGQLIFGLLFLLLKDRLHIEVIRTWGTRVVGLTLLVIGAMGIKEASEMPEPCVVTLENGETDEKSLKKKKIGFATFATGIVHGLQPDALMMVLPALALPSRIAGASFLIMFLIGTVIAMGSYTVFIGSCSEALKEKVPRITEKLTWASSLVAIGLGLAIIVSQFFGFSLY